Proteins co-encoded in one Papaver somniferum cultivar HN1 chromosome 5, ASM357369v1, whole genome shotgun sequence genomic window:
- the LOC113281161 gene encoding uncharacterized protein LOC113281161, translated as MDMEDDDESLYSREEVSKNYMEFQQEVALIQPLPQKRNYSLCLPQGESSKSSPLSSVPHQMNQPSADQQLYRVPQQTQQLLSQPWGALVQGIPLRISENVPQNVPSQLQRQLSAPYIQQSTSSSLRAPTSSSQRMSSTGRALQRASTPQQREAWGQLLGRPPVQHIPQNVPSELQQLAAPSHSQQAASSSLREAPSSQQGMSSTTGEAINRAWQNLTRQEREELFRQTWNRLPDTSHVQNLLHRFPDRPSVQDILQRTSQRVPHIVIPQLQQQLAAPSHGQQATSSSLRVATSSQQGISSTTGEAINRAWQNLTRQEREELLCQTWRGLPDTSQVQNLLQPFPDRPSVQDILQRTSERVPHSVTPQLQQLASPSYGQHQQAASSSLRAATSSQQGTSSSTGTPPTSTTDTI; from the exons ATGGATATGGAAGATGATGATGAGTCTCTTTACAGCAGAGAAGAAGTGTCGAAGAATTATATGGAGTTCCAACAGGAAGTTGCATTAATCCAGCCTCTACCACAAAAACGGAATTATTCTTTGTGCCTTCCACAAGGAGAATCCTCAAAAAGTTCTCCTTTAAGTTCAGTACCTCACCAA ATGAACCAGCCATCAGCTGATCAGCAACTATATAGAGTCCCGCAACAAACACAGCAACTATTGAGTCAGCCATGGGGGGCACTTGTTCAAGGCATTCCACTACGAATATCAGAAAATGTTCCTCAAAATGTACCATCACAGCTACAACGACAACTGTCAGCTCCTTATATTCAGCAATCCACTTCATCATCACTAAGAGCACCCACTTCGTCTTCTCAAAGAATGAGCAGCACAGGAAGAGCACTGCAAAGAGCCTCAACACCTCAACAACGAGAAGCTTGGGGACAACTTTTAGGTAGGCCACCTGTACAGCACATTCCTCAAAATGTACCATCAGAGCTACAACAACTGGCAGCTCCTTCTCATAGTCAGCAAGCCGCTTCATCATCATTGAGAGAGGCACCTTCGTCTCAACAAGGAATGAGCAGTACCACAGGAGAAGCAATAAATAGAGCCTGGCAAAATCTAACACGACAAGAACGAGAAGAACTATTCCGTCAGACATGGAATCGACTTCCAGATACGTCACATGTTCAAAACCTTCTACATCGATTTCCAGATAGGCCAAGTGTTCAAGACATTCTACAACGAACATCACAGCGTGTTCCACACATTGTAATACCACAGCTACAACAACAACTGGCAGCCCCTTCTCATGGTCAACAAGCCACTTCATCATCATTAAGGGTGGCAACTTCGTCTCAACAAGGAATAAGCAGTACCACAGGAGAAGCAATAAATAGAGCCTGGCAAAATTTAACACGACAAGAACGAGAAGAACTATTGTGTCAGACATGGAGAGGACTTCCAGATACGTCACAAGTTCAAAACCTTCTACAACCATTTCCAGATAGGCCAAGTGTTCAAGACATTCTACAACGAACATCAGAGCGTGTTCCACACAGTGTAACACCACAGCTACAACAATTGGCATCCCCTTCTTATGGTCAGCATCAGCAAGCCGCTTCATCATCATTAAGAGCGGCAACTTCGTCTCAACAAGGAACGAGCAGTAGCACAGGAACACCACCAACAAGTACTACAGACACTATATAA